The following are from one region of the Nicotiana tomentosiformis chromosome 7, ASM39032v3, whole genome shotgun sequence genome:
- the LOC138896371 gene encoding uncharacterized protein, producing MGSLAFISAEERLIASDIQSLANRLMQLDISEPNRVLAYVVAQCSLFEQIKARQYEDPLLTVLQETVLRGSAKEVTIGADGFTDEGNQEIREEGQVEPKAKQMWFADALNRKAESMGSLAFISAEERLIALDIQSLANRLVRLDISEPNRVLAYVVAQCSLFEQIKARQYDDPLLMVLLETIYIQEIVRLHGVPISIISDRGPQFTSHFTDEGNQEIREEGQVEPKVYRPI from the exons atgggtagtttggctttcatttcagcagaggagaggctgATAgcttcagatattcagtccttggccaacagacttatgcagctggatatttcagagcccaaccgagttcttgcatatgtcGTAGCTCAGtgttcactatttgaacagatcaaggctcgccagtatgaagATCCACTCTTAACGGTTCTtcaagaaacggtactacggggtagtgccaaggaagttactattggagcggatg gtttcactgATGAAGGGAATCaagagattcgggaagaagggcaagttgaacccaag gcaaagcaaatgtggtttgCAGACGCCTTGaatagaaaggcagagagtatgggtagtttggctttcatttcagcagaggagaggctgATAGCtttagatattcagtccttggccaacagacttgtgcggctggatatttcagagcccaaccgagttcttgcatatgtcGTAGCTCAGtgttcactatttgaacagatcaaggctcgccagtatgatgatccactcTTAATGGTTCTTctagaaacg atttatattcaggagatagttcggttgcatggtgtgccaatttctatcatatcagatagaggccctcaatttacttcacatttcacTGATGAAGGGAATCaagagattcgggaagaagggcaagttgaacccaaggtttataggccaatttga